The sequence GGATCGCAGTTATTGCATGCATTGTCTTGACTAGCAGTGATCGCTTGGGGTCAATATCAAACTGGTCACGTGATCCGTACCACTTTTATGGCTTTGCAATGGCCAATATTCCCGGAAACGCACCATAATCAATCACCCTGTTTCCCCGCTGCAGATTCTGGTCCAGCCAGCCCAGACACAATTGCGTCGTAGGATACTGCCGGTGCCAAAAACAGAAAGGGAGATCGAGTATCAGATCGATCGCTTGCGGATCAGGCGATTGATGCCAGGTTGGAACGATCCAGCAAACGGAGCGATATTTGATCCGGATCAAACGATTGAGTCAAACGTCCCAATCCTGTTCTTCAACACGCTCCAAACGATAATTGGGTGACTACCTAACTGCATGGACCGCGTGACATTTTAAGAATTTCACTTCCGAAATCAGCACCTTCATTAAACATTACAGAGACTTCCGCATTCTGCCAAATCTCTCCGCTTCGCTCAGGGTTCTCCGAACGGTAATTGTTCATCTTTACGTATCGGCAGCTGCATCGTGACGGTCCCTGAAATTGCGCCCTGTTCCATCAAGGCATCACTCAGTAACTGGCATGCGCCGCATCAACTCGGATAATCAGCGTAATCCAGGACATTAGCTTCTTGATAGAAACCGAAACAGTCAAATAGAAAGAAATGATTGTTTGCCTGTCAATCCTTCTTATTATGCAAGGCAAGTTTCTGCTCGGATATTGAATCGCGACACCGCCGCGCAAGAAGGATGCAAATCGGTCCAAACTTTCCGTCAGGCAATGGAATCATCTGTTTTAATACCAGTAACACCATTCGGATAAGGCGATCCGGCCACGCTAATCGCCTGCTCACGGCGTATCCCCATATGTGATGATCTGGCCGACCGTGGAATCGGGATAAAGGCGGCGCCATATAATTATAGGTAAACATGCGAGTCAACCGCACACCCGTGCCGGGGTGCGTGATATTGCGTACGTCCGGCGGAAGGTCAGTTTGCCAGCATCTTCAGCGTTGATACGACACTCGACTATCGCGCCTTGATGTCGACTTTTTGACTAACAGGTAACACCATACCGGCTACAACATTAATTTGCGCCTGCCCAGATCAATACCGGTAATCGTCTTCCGGCACCGGATGTTCCCACCTGCAAACGCGTGTTCATGCCTTCGGATGAAACGATTCATTATTCTCAAACAGAAACTCAAATGTGCCAACACCGCGATATTCAATACGACGACAGGCATCGGCACAACATCACCGATTTTGCTGCGCAATTTTTCCGATATTCCGGGCGCTAGCTTCTTCGAGGAATTTTCGGTGGCGGCGCTGCATTGAACAATCTCTTTCTCCCCAAGTGAACAGCATTGCCCATGTTCATCTACCAATAATTGGAATTCGATATGGCGCGGATTTCCAGATATTTTTCGCCACAAACAACTGGGTTCCCAAACGCTGATTGGGCTTCATTACGCGTCACGATAACCGCATGGATAACGCCGCCTCGGTGTGTACAACCCGCATACTACGGCCTACTGCCACCAGCAGCTTTGATGATGATGAAAGTCGATTTCGCGCAACCTTCTTCTTAGCCCCATCAATATTTTCAGATAATGCACCCTCTGATCCAGGTACACAGGGCACACCGGCTTTTTCATGGCATTCTTCGCGCTGACTTTGTCACCCATCCAACGAGATCGTTTCCGGCCCGCGGACCGATAATCTAAAACCGCTCTTCACCCGTTCGGCAAAACTGCATTTTCGATAAGAACCCGTAACCGGGGTACGAATTCCGCGTCAGCCACTTCTGCGGCACACTATAACGCCGGCACGTTAAGATAATTTCCACGCCGCCGGCGCCGGGCTGACATACGCAATATCGACAAGGCAACCCGACGTACCCCAGCTTCATTCATCGGCCTCAGAATGCATTGCAACTGTTTGATACCCATAGCGCGACGAGAACGCTGGATCCGCAAGGCAATTTCGCCACAGATGTGCGGTGAATTTTCAAACATATTTATCTGATCTCTATTCAGATAATCATGAATCTACGAATAAGGGTTCGCACGCATATCATAGGCTGACCATTCCTCTAGCAAGATCGCCTTGATGACCGTCTTTATCGGCCTCACTTTCATTCAACAGCTTCATTGCCTCGATGATATGCATGCCAACGTATCACCCGCTTTAACTTCTATGCCGACTTCGACAAACGCACTCGCACCGGGAGTGCTGCACTATAGAATGTTCCTACGGGATTTTAACAATATGGCCATCCGGTATTGAATTCTACTCGCAACTGAAGATTCACGCTGGCATTACTGATTCCACTAGGCGTTGATGTTTGCCTGAACAGGGACATAACCTGCTGCATGGCGAGAGGCACAAATGCACAATAATTTTCACCCCGGAACTAGACGACTCAATGATACGAACTTTTACCTCCGTAAATTGTAATTCAGCGATACTTGATTCTTCAACCGGTTCAATGAGCTTCTTAAGCTTTAAATCTATCCAATCCGAGACAATGCCTCGTTTTAAGTAGTTTTGAGAACAATAAACTGAACGCCGGTTAGCCGACAAGTTACGGTTACGTTGAGAAAAGAATTGAAGTTTAAATAGAGTTATCGATAAACCCAGATGCATCGATTAATTCAAGATGTCATTGGCCATACCCAGTGCCAATCATAACCTTTGCTCCTAAACCGCTTATATACTCCTATCGCGAAGTTTAAAAATAGGATTTCTGACGAAAAGATTCTCGAATAGACTATTCCGATAAATGCACTTCACAAGGGAACTTACACCAGCAGCTGCTCTCGAAATAGATACTGGTATGCTGTGTAGGCAACCGAATTGATGATTATGAAATCTGTTCCATCACTCATCGTTCGTTGGACCCTCTCTATTAGAGCGAATTCAACTACCTCCTGAAAAATCCTCAGTTTTAACGCTTCATTTTCAGCTAAATCTGCGAAATTTCGTTAGAATATCTTGCAACGTCATATCACATAAAATTTATGGCTCCTGAACCCCAGCAGATTCAAATTTGGTCCGTGAATAATCAAGACATTCTTTGCATTTACATTTTGTAAATCCATCGACTAATTATGGACTCTTATGCTGAAAATGTACAGTTTCTAAAGAATTTCGCCGAACAAGCGAAAGTTGTTGAAAATAATGTTGAATCTGATTTGTGCAAAAAAAACAGAATCGGAATCCGCAGAAAAATCATAGTCAAAGCGCAAATGACTGAATCCCGTCCTTTATAATTTGCCCGCAATTGCCCAAACATCTATAGTAGCCGCCTGATTCAAGCCAGAGCTGTTGTAGTCAGTTGGTGAGAACAACTATTCGTAATCAGTAGGCCCGCAGTTCGATTCCTCTGCGCAACAGCACCAATAAAACAAAGAGTTATACCACATTACGCAAAATAACCCTACACCAAAGGCATTAATGGGGCACTCGTAAAAAACAAACCGCAATAAATCTTCATCTAATTCTCGCCTTTTCTACCCATAGAATCACACCACATAAACCACAAAAGTACTATATTTTATTCTCAACTGCCCCATGAATGCCCCCCGATTCATTTTCCAGAAAATAACTTTACTGTTATTCATAATAATTAACTATCAATACACTTATGAATGCCAATCACACATTTGCCATTTATTGCTCTTTGTTGTAACTTACTTACAGTGATTTATTGCATGCAGGGGGGAAATTATGGCAAATATCGAAAAGCGTGTTTCCAATGATGGAAAAACCAGTTATCGGGTAAAATAAGATTAAAAGGTTATCCAAGCCAATCTAACACATTTGAGCGCCTCACTGATGCGAAGAAATGGACGCAACAAACAGAATCAGCTATTCGTGAAGGCCGTCACTTCAAAACAACGGAAGCTAAACGCCACACCCTGGCCGATTTGATAGATCGATATTGCCGGGACGTATTGCCAGCCAAAAAGAGTGCAAAAGACCAAGCGCAACAATTAACATGGTGGAAATCTGAAATCGGAAGCTATGCCCTTGCTGATGTAACACCTTCACTATTGGCAGAATAAGGATAAACTAGGCCGTGAAATCACCGTGCGCAATAAACCCCGTTCACCGCAAGCGTAGTGCGATATATAGCCGCACTATCTCATGCTTTCACAATCGCTGTAAAGAGTGGGGTTGGTTAGAAGATAGCCCGATGCGTAAAGTAACTAAGCCCAAAGAATCACGTGGGCGTGTCACGTTTTCTATCTGATGACGAGCTTACACGCCTACTCAAAGCCTGCAAAGAATCCAGCAACCCTTATTTATATACCGTTGTTGTGTTGGCATTGTCGACCGGAATGCGCCAAGGTGAAATCATGGGCTTAACTTGGGATGTTGTGGATTTAAACCAAGGCCGAGCAATACTGCACGAAACCAAAAACGGAGAACGCCGCGCCGTGGCGATTACTGGTCATGCTTTAGAGCTATTAAAAGAACTTTCCAAAGTACGCCGAATTGATAGCATTTACTTTTTCCATCTAAGGAAATTACACCGCAGAAGCCACAGAAGCCTATGGATTTACGCGCGCCATGTAGAAACAGCCGTCAAAAAAGCAGAACTTGAGGACTTCAAATTCCATGATTTACGTCATAGCGCCGCATCATATCTTGCAATGAATGGCGCAAGCTTGGCCGAAATTGCCGAGGTATTAGGCATAAGACTTTGCAGATGGTGAAGCGATACGCTCATCCGTGAAGTCATACCGCTCGCGTAGTTCAATCCATGAATGATAAGATTTTGGGGCGCAAATAACTTTCTATCCCCTGATTCTCAAACTAGCCGCGACCGAGACAAACAAATGAATAAAAAAACAAAGAATGAGAAACCGCTGACCACAGCAGCGGAGCTGGCAGAAGAAGAAAGACGAAGGAGCATCAAAGACGCAGTTCAGCCGCAGGGCGGTAAGGGACCGCGCATGGTAGTTGGGGCACATCTGTCAACACCGGATTGGAGTTTCTGCAAAGATATGCCAGAAGTAGAGCTTTGGCAAGCTTGCGCACTCTCGCTGAATTTAGATCCTGATTCATTATCTCCACATTATGACGGGGCAGGAATGATTGGCAGTGGCTTACCTTCTTTCAGACATGAAAATTTTCCATCAGCTGAAAAATGGGAGGAATTTAATAAACGTCTGCGATTGGCAGAAGCGAACATACAACAACAGAATGCGTTTTGTCCTAATCTTATAAAGATTAGCAACTTCGTAAGGATTGTATTGATTTTGTCTAAACCATGGGATATGCCACCGGAGCTTGTTACATTGGTACAGAAACCGAAAGCGCAAATTAGCACACTAGAAAACGAACCACTACTAAATGATGATCATGAAACCATCAAGGATAAGAAGATAAAAGAACGTAACCAAAAATGGCAAGCTGAACTTGAAAGCATGGCTGACACTCTTATAAAGGAAGGAAGAGAATTACGGGCAACGAAAGGACATCTTGCTGGACAACTTGCTAAAACAACGGGTGAAGAGTAAGCCTCCAACCCTTCCACATTAACACCCTGATACAACATCGCTATCCTCAAACCTTTTACAAGGAGGAACGATGTCATCATCAGAAGCACGACGAATTCATATCGAAGCATGGCAAACCAGCGGTAAGTCGCAGGCGGCTTATTGCCGGGAACATGGTTTGAATACCAAGACGTTTGGCAATTGGGTTCGCAAGCATCGTGCCGGTCAAGTTATTTGGCCGCCTGCGTTGGTTCCGGTAACGATCAAACCAATGCCTATGCCGACGAATACGCTGCGTCTTCGCGGACGGGGCGATCATGTTTGGAACTGCCGTCGACGATATCGCCGCATTGGTTGGGGAATTGTTGAAGTGTCTTTGATTGCGAATCCGGGGAGATTTGGTTGATGGTTGCGCCGGTGGATATGCGCCGGGGATCGACGGTTTGTCGGTGTTGGTGGAGGAGGCGTTACAGCGCTCACCGTGTTCGGGTTCGGCGTTTGTGTTTTGCAATCGCGCGGGCAATCGCATCAAGGTGCTGCTGTGGGACGGCACCGGCGTGGTTGTGCCAGCGCCGCTTGCATCAGGGACGGTTCGTTTGGGGGCGTTCGGATACGGGCGGATGGAACTGACTTCATCGCAATGGGAGTGGTTGATTGCCGGAGTGGATTGGCGTCGCTTGAGGTTGCAATCTTGCGCGCGAAGATATAGCTAAAGCCAATACTGGCATCACTTTTCGCGGTTTTGCGGTATAATAACGCCATGAAAACGCAAGCAAACAGTCCATCGAATTAGATCATTTGAACCTTACGCCGGAAGCTAAAACCGAGGTATCGAACCTGATTCAATCACTGCTTACGCAAGCACAAAACGAACTCAAAATGCTGGAAGCGAAGAATCAGGCACTGACGCTGGAACTGGCACATTTGCGCCGCATTCGCTACGGCGCGAAGAGCGAAGCGCTGTCGCAGGTGCAATTCAGCCTGTTCGAAGAAGACTGGCAAACCGATGCGGCGGCGATCGAAGCGGAAATCGAGCAACTGCCGCTGCCTGCTCCGCAGAAGCCTAAGCGTGCACACGCTGGGCGCCAGCCGTTGCCGGATCATCTGCCGCGCATCGAACATCGCCATGAACCGGAATCCCGTCAATGCAAACAGTGCGGCAGCGATCTGGTAAAACGGCGAAGACGTCACCGAACAACTCGACGTCAAACCCGCCAGGAATTCTTCGTGCACCGTCACATCCGCCCGCAATACGCCTGCCGGGCTTGCGAAACCGTGGTCGTGGAACCCGTGCCACCCGCCGTCATCGGACGGCGGTATGGCAACACCGGACTGCTTGCTTGGATCACGATCTGCAAATACCTCGATCACCTGCCGCTGTATCGCATCGCACAAATCGCCGCCCGGAAGGTGTCACTTTATCGCTCTCCACGCTGGCGGAATGGATCGGACGCATCGGCGTGGCACTGCAACCTCTGGTTGACCGGCTGACTTTGCACTTATTGCAAGGTCGCGTATTGCACGCCGACGAAACCCCGGTGGCGCAACTTGATCCCGGCAGCGGAAAAACGCAGCGTGCCTACCTGTGGGCGTATCGCAGCAACGATTTTGAGTTGGGGCCGCGCATCATCGTATTCGACTACCAAACCAGCCGTAGTGGCAAACATGTGCAGAACTTCCTCAACAGCTGGCAAGGCCACTTGCTGGTCGACGACTATGCCGGTTACAAATCGCTGTTCACCCTCGTCGGCAACTGCATCGAACTCGGCTGTTGGGCGCACGCACGCCGCAAATTCTTCGACCTGCACCAAGCCAATGCCAGCACCGTCGCGTATGAGGTGCTGCAACGCATTGGCGGACTTTACGCCGCCGAAGCCGAAGGCAAGCACTTATCGACCGAAGCCCGGCAGATACTACGCGCAGAAAAAAGCCTGCCGATCCTGCAATCGTTGCACGACTGGTTACTGCAAACCCGTGCCCAAACCGCCGATGGCGGCGGTACCGCCAAAGCCATCGACTACACCTTGAAGCGCTGGCAAAGCCTGATCCGCTACGCCGGCAGCGGACACCTGCCGATTGACAACAACCCCGTCGAAAACACTATTCGCCCCATCGCGCTCGGCAAGAAAAACTGGCTGTTCACCGGCTCCGAACGCGCCGGAAAACGTGCCGCCGCCATCCAAACCCTACTCGGCACCGCAAAACTCAACGGCCTCAACCCCGCACAATGGCTAGCCGACACCCTCGAAAAACTCCCCACCTGGCCTAACAGCCGAATCGATGAATTGCTGCCGTTCGCACCGGAGGATATTGAAGCATTGTTGAAGGAATGTGGGTAGGTGGTGGGGTTGGAGGGATACGGTGAAGATGCGGCAACTATTGAAAGAAATACTCGTAAAACTTGGTAATTTTCATAAATTCGCCTAACCGCTTTTTTCGCCTAAATATCATCATGAATTAAAAAGATAATTTATATTAGGCTTTTTTGATTCGCCTAGTTTGCTTTGATTTAATGTTCACAAGGAAACCGGTGCAATACCGCACCGAACCGAGCAGATTATTAAAGGCAAAGGCGATGCAAAATACTACTGTCATACAAGCGATTAAATCAGCTTATCCAGATTTACCCTCACAACCCCGAACACTGTTGACTGTTCGTCAATTCAGCGACAGGCATTCGGCATTCACACAAGGCGCAATCCGCAATTTAATTTTTTTAGCTGAAAGTAGAAAAACATCTAAAGGCATTATCACAGGCAATGGTTTGAATATTGCCCTTGCAAGAATTGGCCGGAAGTTGCTTATTGATGAAGCTAAGTTTTTCAGTGGATTGATGAACAGCAAGGGGGGGCGTAATGAGTTCCTTCAATTCAACAGTAGATTCAGCGCAAGCGAATCCTTAATTCTTTGCACGCATGCCTTTGGTACGCTGACAGTACGCAAAGAACTTGATGTGATATACCTAGCAGCGTGTGTAATGGAAGTGCGCGAGGAATTTCATAGTGTGGCGTGTTATGTGTTGGTGGCTGAAGCGGTTGCACCCGCCCCAGCCAATGATACAGACGGAATCCATAGAAAAGAAACCGACCAATCAGAGAATAGCACGGAGGGTAGTTTATGAAAACCCCCGCGCAATTTATTCCTAAGCTTAAGCCATCGTTTTGCTCTGGGTTTGGGCAGTATCACACCGACGAGCCGGGCAAAATAACCGCAAGCCATACGCGCAAATCACTCTTGAAGAGATTCGTCATTTAGTTGATAACCCGCAGAAAGTGGATAAATCTCTAGCACAATGGCTAATTTCTTCTACGCTACTTAGCCGATCCTCTCAGGAACAAGCAGCGAATGGTGAATTCGGGATGCTTTGTGGTGATATTGACAAAAACGCTATTGGGATTAATGGAATTGAAGGAAGTATCGAATTGTTGTTTCCCAACTGTGACTATGAAATTTACACCACAAAGTCAGCTACCCCGAGCAATCAAAAATGCCGCATTTTAATTCTACTGAAAAAGCCATTGTCTGGCTCTGATTGGGTTATCTGCCAGGAGATTTTTAACGATAAGCTTGAGTCAAATGGGATCATTCCAGACCGCGCAAGTGAAAGACCGGCTCAGCTTTTCTACCTGCCTAACCGTGGCGAATACTACGACAGCAAAAGTAAAAGAAATGGTACATTTTTGATCCATCGCTTGAGTGGGCTGATGAGATTAAAAGCAAGCTTGCAGAGATAGCGCGGGCAGCCGAAGAACTGGAAAGGCTCAGAAGTGCGCCAAATCGAAGCGTAGTGCGTTCAAACCGAATTCTGGCACGAGTTCTCCTGATTTAATTGGCGCCTTTAATCAAACTTTACGATTCAGGACGTTTTGTTGCAAGCAGGCTACGATCAAATAGGAGATACTTTCCGACGCCCCGGATCTGAAAGCGGCTCATTTTCCGCCAGTGTAAAGGATGGCAAGTCCATTCACTGTCAAGTAACGATCCTTTATATACAGGTAGGGGCGGAGGTGGTGCCCATGATGCGTTCAGTACATTTACAGAAGTGTTTCATGGGGCAACCGCAGCAGCATTAAGAGATGCTGGTGACAATTGGGTCAAGATTGGTCCCGAGTCATGGAATAAGGAACAGCGAGAATATGACCAGCAAAGGGCTAAAGATGCTTTCTCACCACGGGGCGAAGATGATACCCCGCGCTCATTCGAAGATATTCTAATCGAAGCTAAAGCTCTTAGTAATGATTCTCAACCTGATGATATCCAAAACTTGCGCTTGAAACGCGATCGCTTTCATATTTCAGCAGCGACGCGTCTTTGAAGCGATTAAAAGCCAAACTGGCACACCATTTGGATTTACTCGATAAATCTTTAAAAGATCATTCAGAAAGTTCTTCAGATGATCATCTATCTATGGCGCGTCTTGTAATTGAAAAGACCGGTATTGAAAACATAATAGCTAGCCAAGGTTCTGTTTGGCTATGGTGCGATTCTGGTATGTGGAAGAAGCTGGAGAAGCGTGCTGTAAAACAAATAGTTCAGAACATAATAGCAAATGAGATTGATGGTGTTTCAAAGTGTAGTGTAGACAGCATAAGTGATCTTCTTGAAACGGAGATTTATAACACCAGACCAGAAGTTCAACGTAGGTCATGACGAGTGTGTCAATTGTCAGAACGGTGAGCTATCTCTTATAGATGGTGAATGGCAGCTATTGCCTCACGAACGGAAGAATTACCGAACTACACAGATACCTGTTGTCTATGCTGTCAACGCAAACGCACCGAGGTTCATGCGGTTTCTAGATGAGGTGTTTGCCGGTGACTCCGACAAGGAAGATAAAATAAAAGCATTGCTTGAAATGATGGGCTATTCACTGATGGCGCATTGCAAGTGAGAAATTCATCATTCTTGTGGGTATTGGAGCCAATGGGAAAGCGTATTGCTCTCAGTGCTTGAGTCGCTAATTGGAAAAGAAAATATATCTGGCGTACAACCATCGACGTTTGACAGGTCCTTCCACAGAGCGCATTTACATGGAAAACTTGCAAACATAGTCACAGAGATTAAACAGGGTGAGGTAATCGATGATGCTTCACTAAAAGGTATTGTTTCGGGGGAGCCTACTACAGTGGAGCACAAGTTCGGGCATCCTTTTGTTATGCGGCCATTCGCCACATGCTGGTTTTGGGACTACCCACATGCCACATACGCGGGATTTCTCTAACGCATTGTTTCGGCGTACTTTCATATTAAAGTTTAACAATGTTTTTGAGGCAGAATTAGGTAACTGCGATCCACCTCTGAGAAATACGCTCGCCAGAGAATTGCCCGGTATTCTGAATATGGCGTTAAATGCTTACGCTAAAGCCATTGTTAATGGGTTTACTCTGCCGAAAAGCTCCATTGAAGCAAGGGACGAATGGCGCATCGAAGCCGATCAGGTCGCACAGTTTATTGATGACGAATGCGTCAGGGATGACAAAAAAGAGGTTCAGGCTCAGTTGTTGTATAGGGCATATCGAGAGTGGACGCGTAACTCTGGTATTAACCTAACATTAACGATGAAGTCGTTTCGTAAACGTTTGGATGTTCTTGGGTTTCGGTGCCAGACGCACGAGTGAGGCCTGTTACGTTACGGGGTTATCTTGTGCCCAGAGCCATAGTGAATTTTGGGGGATGCCATGACGCAATGACGCATATGACGCTTCTCTACATTCCACGAAACAAAAAATAAATATATTCTAAATATTCTTTTCTGGATGTAGGGGAATCTAGGAAGAAGCGTCATAGCCGTCATAAGTGTCGAATTAGCAAATATCCCATACTGATGGCAGATACTTTATTACCGAAGCACTTGTTAAAGCAGGAGAAAAGCAATGACAGCAAAAGAAGAGCGTGGACGCTGGAAGAAAGGGGAAAGCGGCAATCCACGTGGCCGTAGCCCTGGTACGGGAAAGGTGGCGCAGTTAAGGGAGAGCATCGCTCAACATCTACCGGAAATTATCGAACAGTTGGTCATTAAAGCCAAGGAAGGCGATTCACAAGCAGCCAGGTTACTACTAGAACGGGTTATACCGCCAGTTAAATCAATGGAGCAATCCGTTAAGATCAGCTTGCCAGTAGATGCCGATTTGTCCACGCAAGGTCAATCAATTATTCAGGCTGTTGCTAATGGAACGCTTGCGCCAAGTCAAGGTAGCGCACTACTAACCAGCCTAGGGACATTGGCAAGGATCAAAGAAATGGATGAGCTGGAGAAACGTTTAACTGCATTGGAGCAAGCCAATGAACATAAAAAATAGATTGGAGAAACTGGAGCAAATGATCAGGCCTCAACAAACGCCCTTGGTAATGATTAAATTTGAGGATGCTTGGACTCCTGAACAGCAGCAACAAATCGATGAAGCCAAAGCAAATGAACAAAAAATTATAATGGTTGAATTTGTTTGATAAATTAATAGGCTGATATAAGATGGCGATGCTTAAAAGACGGGTTATCGTGTTAGAAGCAAAGGTGACGAAAGAAGCAACGATTGAAGATTTATTGCACGCTATAGCTGATGAGAAAAATGGAATAAAGGTTTCTGATAAAGAATGGCAGCATA comes from Bacteroidota bacterium and encodes:
- a CDS encoding 50S ribosomal protein L11 methyltransferase, encoding MIRIKYRSVCWIVPTWHQSPDPQAIDLILDLPFCFWHRQYPTTQLCLGWLDQNLQRGNRVIDYGAFPGILAIAKP
- the tnpB gene encoding IS66 family insertion sequence element accessory protein TnpB, which gives rise to MRIRGDLVDGCAGGYAPGIDGLSVLVEEALQRSPCSGSAFVFCNRAGNRIKVLLWDGTGVVVPAPLASGTVRLGAFGYGRMELTSSQWEWLIAGVDWRRLRLQSCARRYS